The genomic segment GTTTGGATCTTACTAGGCCTACCATGGATGGGCCCAGGAGGCCTACTGTAGTAGGCCTTACATGTGCTTAAAGAATTATCTTGTACTTACAAAATAACTTAGTTGTAGTAATTGTAAAGTTCACTGACACTTGACAACTGCAGTACACTAAAATAATACATTTAAGGTCTTACGAACTTGTATTCATTTCTAAAAAATTCAATCAATTAGCTCTGCACTGAATTTATTTGATTAAgtatgtctgtgtgtatgtttgtatgaCGTAAAACAGAGACGGTGTATATTAATATTACCCAAGTGTATTATGATACGTGCTGCACGTGTTGTGAACACGTACAGAACGTGTTGATACTATCGTCAGTTCTTTCCATTGATAgatgaccaccacaacagttcttttggcccccctcccccccaaacacaccatcaccaggcagtgTGGCACCATATATATCTACCATGGCACCATCCTATACTACCATCCTACACTCATGGCaactcattcatatttactcATTCACATTCAACTCCACGTGTAGTTGTTGCCAAACATTCTGGTGTAAACATCTCCACCACCATCGTCTGCCATCCACCATCcacctcatccaccaccacccttcctatCGACTGCCACCCTTTAaatccaccaccacccttcctatCGACTGCCACCCTTTAAATCCACCACCACCCTTTAAATCCACCACCACCCTTTAAACCCACCGCCACCCTTTAAATCCACCACCACTCTTTAAACCCACCACCAATCATCTATCAATATCCTCCCAATCTAAAATCCACCAGCATCCTCAGCATCTACCAGCacccctcaacatccaccagcatcaaccaccaccaccaccaccacccaagcccTGTAGGAGTCTAGCAAGCCCCTCCACCCCGGTTCCTCCACCTACCACTGGCCAAGGAGCTACCCCAAGTAGCCTCGGGTCGCAGCTACTTCACCTGGCCCGGGCCAAGGACGAGATAAAAAGCGTCAGGGGAGAAATGTTGACCTCGGGGAAGCCCGCGGCGGGTCAAGGAACACATCCCTTGGATCATTATATGAGGGCGGTAGGGGAGAGTATTGGCTGCGAGGTGGTCTCTGTGTCTTGTAGATGTGAGGGGAACGTTGTAGGGGGGTGGTGTGTGCTCCCCTAGTTgggctcacctagttgtaattgcggtgttgaggtctggctctttggtcccgcctttcaactgtcagtcaactggtgtacagagcctactgggctctatcatatctacatttgaaactgtgtatggagtcagcctccaccacatcattgactaatgcattccacctgttaactactctgacactggaaaagttctttctgacgtctctgtggctcatttaggtactcagtttccacctgtgtccccttgttcgcgtaccacgcgtgttaaaatgtttatctttatctatcctctcaattcctctgataattttgtaggtagtgatcatgtcttcccttactcttctgtcttccagtgtcgtgaggtgcatttcacgcagcctgtcttcgtaactcatgcctcttggttctgggactagtctagtggcatacctctgaactttttccagcttcgtcttgtgcttgacaaggtacgggctccatgctggggccgcatactccaggattggtcttacgtatgtggtatacaagattctgaatgattctttgcacaggttcctgaaggtagttctcatgttagccagcctcgcatacgccgcagatgttgttatttttatgtgggcttctggagacaggttttgtgtgatatcaactcgtagatctttctctctgtccgtttcatgaagtactttcatctcccattcggtatcctgtgcctggcctcctgtttccaccgcttaGTTTAATTACctaacatttactcgtgttgaactttagtagccatttattggaccattcatttagtttgtctggtcatcttgtagcctcatactatcttcctctgttttaatcctcataatttttacatcatcaacAAATaaggagaggaacgagtctataccctctgggagatcatttacatatatcagaaacagtataggtccaaggactgaaccttcaacccgtcctcgactcaagtccattccatccagcggtcgaccccacagacgcattcataaattttaacatgctgttcattcaaaacggcagttttctcaagtataaattaatattataatatattagcatattgtgtatatataggcataggataggttaggtgtttaggttctgttggcgattatttgtatttgtagtacgtgggtgaagcatttacagcgttgtgattcgaacaaaattcgtcagtgaagcacttgttccggatatgttcgaacgtcagcagttgtgagtcgtgtgtaaaccgtttttcattcataaacagggggtttggcgggtgcgtggaatcacttttggatctttgtttggaggacggactgcacgactcacaactgctgacgttcgaacacttccggaacaagtgcttcactgacgacttttgttcgaaccacaacgctataaatgcttcacccacgtactacaaatacaaataatcgccaacagaacctaaacacctaacctatcctatgcctatatatacacaatatgctaatatattataatattaatttataatagaaaattcccgttttgaatgaacagcatgttaaaatttatgaatgcgtctgtggggtcgaccgctggatggaatggacttgagtcgaggacgggttgataactgcttcacccacgaacttcAAGTACAAATATTCACCAACAGACCCTtaacacctaacctcacctaacctaacctaacctcacctacgtctaactatacatagaatttttatgtatactaatatattaattaatatatgagAACACATTATAAAACAgtttgttaaaatttatgaatgcgtctgggatggacggccgctgctttaaccagcctagtgcgaggacggccgctgctttaaccagcctagtgcgaggacggccgctgctttaaccagcctagtgcgaggacggccgctgctttaaccagcctagtgcgaggacggccgctgctttaaccagcctagtgcgaggacggccgctgctttaaccagcctagtgcgaggacggccgctgctttaaccagcctagtgcgaggacggccgctgctttaaccagcctagtacgAGGACTGCTGCCCGGCAAGGTCAAAATGCAAGTCAACTATTCCCTATCCTTAGTGTCACCCGACAATCAGATCAATTAAACAATTATAATAACACTACAAAATATGAACTAACAGCATCGTGGATACAGAATAAATACTGTATTAAACTGTAACAACAAACGACGAAGATGGAATAAGCAAAGTAAAATGAGAAATAAAAACGACAAGAGAACAAATACGAAAAATACGAAGCAAAAAAAAGCACCCAATTTTCTGAGTGGCCGACATGCGACGAAGCCAATGAGAAAtctgggtgagggggtgagaggggggggggagggtgaagaggaaggaggagaaggaagggggaggaagagaagcGAAAATATTAGGGGGGGCCaacaagagagaggggggggggagggggagggtaagaggaggaggagtagggggtAAAACAAAGCGACCAATCAGGGTGCGTTCCAGTCAAGCAGGCGGGAATGGGCGGACGTCACCCGCTGGTGATCGCACGGCAGCTAACCTGAACGCGGCCAACCTGGCCAAGAGCCCCAATTGGAAATCGGTAAGCGATGGCCTGGGATGGTTATTTGTTGTTCTTGTCGAGAGTGTGCTTGTTActcttgttgttgtggttgttaacgCTGCGGTTTCGACGGTGTTTGTTCTTGTCCTTGCAACTGTGGTTCATGTGGAGTGTTGTTCTGGAAGTTTTGTAGTGTCTGTCAGGGATTCTGAAGCTGTTAGATGCCGGTCGGCCACATAGACAGGAGCCAGATGGCTTGGCGATACAGACGCCAGCCGCGCTGCTTTTAAATGGTAAACActttacacacaacccgtcctcacagtaagtctattccatccagcggtcaaccccacagacgcgttcataaattttaacatgctgttcattcaaaacgggaattttctcaagtataaattaatattatattagcatattgtgcatatataggcataggttaggttaggtgtttaggttctgttggcgattatttgtatttgtagtacgtgggtgaagcatttacagcgttgtggttcgaacaaaagtcgtcagtgaagcatttgttccggaagtgttcggacgtcatcagttgtgaggcgTGTAAATCGCtttacattcataaacagggggtttggcggctggattaacgagcttggatctttgtatgcaagGACGGGCTGCAGTCaggatacagcccgtcctccaaagaccccctgtttatgaatgaaaaaccctttacacacgactcacaaatgatgacgttcgaacacttccggaacaagtgcttcactgacgaattttgttcgaaccacaacgctataaatgcttcacccacgtactacaaataatcgccaacagaacctaaacacctaaagcTAGCAGAAAACAAGCACCAGGTGGATACTTGGGGCTACAGGTGGATACATGGGGCTACAGGTGGATACATGGGGCTACAGGTGGATACATGGGGCTACAGGTGTATACTTGGGGGCTACAGGTGGATACTTGGGGGCTACAGGTGGATACTTGGGGGCTACAGGTGGATACATGGGGGCTACAGGTGGATACATGGGGCTACAGGTGTATACTTGGGGGCTACAGGTGGATACATGGGGCTACAGGTGTATACTTGGGGGCTACAGGTGGATACATGGGGGCTACAGGTGGATACATGGGGCTACAGGTGTATACTTGGGGGCTACAGGTGGATACATGGGGCTACAGGTGTATACTTGGGGGCTACAGGTGGATACATGGGGCTACAGGTGGATACATGGGGCTACAGGTGTATACTTGGGGGCTACAGGTGTATACTTGGGGGCTACAGGTGGATACATGGGGCTACAGGTGTATACTTGGGGGCTACAGGTGGATACATGGGGCTACAGGTGTATACTTGGGGGCTACAGGTGGATACTTGGGGCTACAGGTGTATACTTGGGGGCTACAGGTGGATACATGGGGGCTACAGGTGGATACATGGGGCTACAGGTGTATACTTGGGGGCTACAGGTGGATACATGGGGCTACAGGTGTATACTTGGGGGCTACAGGTGGATACATGGGGGCTACAGGTGGATACATGGGGCTACAGGTGTATACTTGGGGGCTACAGGTGGATACATGGGGCTACAGGTGTATACTTGGGGGCTACAGGTGTATACTTGGGGGCTACAGGTGTATACTTGGGGGCTACAGGTGTATACTTGGGGGCTACAGGTGTATACTTGGGGGCTACAGGTGGATACATGGGGCTACAGGTGTATACTTGGAGGCTACAGGTAGATACTTGGGGGCTACAGGTGGATACTTGGGGGCTACAGGTGGATACTTGGGGGCTACAGGTGGATACTTGGGGGCTACAGGTGTTTACTTGGGGGCTACAGGTGGATACTTGGGGGCTACAGGTGGATACTTGGGGGCTACAGGTGGATACTTGGGGGCTACAGGTGGATACTTGGGGCTACAGGTGGATACTTGGGGGCTACAGGTGGATACTTGGGGGCTACAGGCGAATACTTGGGGGCTACAGGTGGATACTTGGGGGGCTACAGGTGGATACTTGGGGGCTATAGGTAGACAGGTAAACGAGCGTCTTGTGTAATTAGCGACTCCTTGTGGTGGGTATAAGGGCCATTACAGGAAAGCTTCGAAACAACCCAAAAGCATTTGACAGTGTTGAACACACATGAAGCCTATCTGACACATGTGTTATAAGACACACGTGTCTTGTTATACTCCTAAACACCTGCATGTATCTTAGCTGGTCTGATAACGGGCTCCAAATGGAACAACTTgcacacatgttgtatatattaggaatgatgtaaatatatatactttTGTTCAGAGGTATAGAATGTCCTAACGACCAATTATACCAAACAAAAGAAATTGGAACTCACATTTACTACTCGTCTTTAGAAATCTTGCGAGTTCTTACGGTGGATATCTTAGGAAGATATCCACCTATATTATCTTAGGATAATATCCTAAGATATTATCTAATATAGTAAGATATTAATATATCTAATATCGTGAGATATTAATATATCTATTATCGTGAGGTATTACGATATCTAATATCGTAAGATATTACACCGTAAGATATTAAGATATCTAATATCGTGAAGTATTACGATATCTAATGTCGTAAGATATTACACCGTAAGATATTTAATATCGTGAGGTATTACGATATCTAATATCGTAAGATATTACACCTTAAGATATCTAATATCGTGATGTATTACGATATCTAATATCGTAAAATATTACACCGTAAGATATCAATTCTAACGCTAAATGAATCCTAGAGATAAGAATTGCTTTATGAATGGAAATTGCCGATATTGCTTTATTTGCAATCAATTAGAGTAATGTACAGGGCGCGAGTTCTAAACCTGGCTCACCCCccattcacccagcagtaattagggACATGGTTGTATAATCCAATTGGcggatcgtgttccagggaaagctATAGTTAGGGGTAAGGGAGCTATGAgctgcgggagagagagagagagataagctctgagcctggtaactgttaacaggagtcagaaaTCGCCAGCTGCTTTCTGTGTAAAGAACACAATGTTGATATGATTAAGATGTGGAAGCTAGCTAGATttgtgggcgtggggggccagtgtgggcgtggggggccagtgtgggcgtggggggccagtgtgggtgtgggggccagtgtgggtgtgggggccagTGTGGGCGTGGGGGCCAGTGTGGGCTTGGGGGCTAGTGGGGGCCAGTGTGGACGTGGGGGGAccagtgtgggcgtggggggcagtgtgggcgtggggggcagtgtgggcgtggggggccagTGTGGGCGTGGGGGCCAGTGTGGGCGTGGGGGCCAGTGTGGACGTGGGGGCCAGTGTGATCGTGGGGCCCAGTGTGGGCGTGGGGGCCAGTGTGGGCGTGGGGCCCAGTGTGGGCGTGGGGCCCACTGTGGGCGTGTGGACCACTGTGGGCGTGTGGACCACTGTGGGCGTGGGGCCCAGTGTGGGCGTgggggccagcgtgggccagCTGGGATGGCAGGGTGGTGCTTGAGGGGAGAGGAAAGAGCAGTACTCATCCACCAACATGGTAGACAAAAGAACAATCCCTGCTGCTCATTACCGGCACACTCCGCCCCCAGGCTGTTTAgtggggggagagaagggggggcagtcacccctttaccgtggaggaggggaagggggggaggggtagtagCTATTGCACGGCTGAGGATCGTGGGAGGGGGTGTTAAGGGGTAAGAGGTGAAGGGAAATAAACATAATGGGTGTTACCCACCCACTAAGGGTGGTTATTGGGGGAAGGGAAGGTAACTAAagatagggagggtgaggggttgcccatctcaaggggggggggggaggaagaggggtgcCCAAACGCTTGTGATTGAAGAGGAGAGATGATAATGGGTCAGACAAATAAGGGTGAGGCATGAAGCAGAAATCAATAATGAGGATTGAAAGGAAAGGTTTGATAAATGGTTAGTGGGGTGGATGTGGTGAGTGGGGTGGATGTGGTGAGTGGGGTGGATGTGGTGAGTAGGGGTGGATGTGGTGAGTGGGGGTGGATGTGGTGAGTGGGGGTGGATGTGGTGATTGGGGTGGATGTGGTGAGTGGGGGTggatgtggtgagtggcggtggatgTGGTGAGTGGGGTGGATGTGGTGAGTAGGGTGGATGTGGTGAGTGGGGGTGGATGTGGTGAGTAGGGTGGATGTGGTGAGTGAGGTggatgtggtgagtggcggtggatgtggtgagtggggtggatgtggtgagtggggtggatgtggtgagtggggtggatgtggtgagtggcggtggatgtggtgagtggggtggatgtggtgagtggggtggatgtggtgagtgggggtggatgtggtgagtggggtggatgtggtgagtgggggtggatgtggtgagtggggtggatgtggtgagtggggtggatgtggtgagtggggtggatgtggtgagtggcggtggatgtggtgagtggcggtggatgTGGTGAGTGGGGTGGATGTGGTGAGTGGGGTGGATGTGGTGAGTAGGGTGGATGTGGTGAGTGGGGTGGATGTGGTGAGTGGGGGTGGATGTGGTGAGTGGGGGTGGATGTGGTGAGTGGGGGTGGATGTGGTGAGTGGGGGTGGATGTGGTGAGTGGGGTGGATGTGGTGAGTGAGGTGGATGTGGTGAGTGAGGTGGATGCTGGTGAGTGAGGTGGATGTGGTGAGTGAGGTGGATGTGGTGAGTGAGGTGGATGTGGTGAGTGAGGTGGATGCTGGTGAGTGGGGTGGATGAGCCTCATCCGTCACTCTCAACATTCCATGTATACATTATCATCTTCGTAATTATTACtttaatataaatattaatatataatattaatttaataaaaataaatattaatatataataataattaatattaatatatatattaatatataaatttcATATTATAACAATATTCAATTTCGCCGTCGTGTGTTCCTTTCCACTTCCTCCTGTTCCATCTTATTCTTAGCTCCACTTCCTCCTGTTCCATCATATTCTTAGCTCCACTTCCTCCTGTTCCATCTTATTCTTAGCTCCACTTCCTCCTGTTCCATCTTATTCTTAGCTCCACTTCCTCCTGTTCCACCTTATTCTTAGCTCCACTTCCTCCTGTTCCTCGTTATTCTTAGCTCCACTTCCTCCTGTTCCACCTTATTCTTGCTCCTTATACCTCTACCATCGCCTTATAGCATCATTCTTTAACCCGAAGacacgtgtctctctctctctctcctccccctgctgccaccacccttggcaccaccacccttggcaccaccacccttGGCActaccacccttggcaccaccacccttGGCAacaccacccttggcaccaccacccttGGCAACACCACCCTTGGCActaccacccttggcaccaccacccttggcatcaccaccacccttggcaccaccacccttgacaccacccttggcaccaccacccttGGCACCATTATCAGACGTACCTCAACACTTACCCAATCATCAACTTTGCTCAATGCTCACCCTTCTCCATTATCTATATTACCATTATCACTTTGACCCCATTATCAGCCTTCCCCATCACCCTAACCTCATCATCGTCACCCTTCACTATCCTCCCCCAATTATCACATTTCTGATAATTTATCCTGTCATCCTTATCTATTCTTTATTTTTGCCCTAGAATCATCATCATCCTTTTATTGCCATTACTATTCTTACTTGTCACTTGTCATACCCCCATATTCTGCACCATCCTCCCACATTCATTGTCATCATTATCCTGTCTACACTCACCATCCATCCCCCATCCCAGTCCTCATCCTTCACTCACCATCCCATCCCTATCCA from the Procambarus clarkii isolate CNS0578487 chromosome 69, FALCON_Pclarkii_2.0, whole genome shotgun sequence genome contains:
- the LOC138355863 gene encoding threonine-rich protein-like — its product is MLVDEYCSFLSPQAPPCHPSWPTLAPTPTLGPTPTVVHTPTVVHTPTVGPTPTLGPTPTLAPTPTLGPTITLAPTSTLAPTPTLAPTPTLAPHAHTAPHAHTAPHAHTGPPTSTLAPTSPQAHTGPHAHTGPHTHTGPHTHTGPPRPHWPPTPTLAPHAHKSS